The genomic stretch CGCGCTGGCCGCGGCCTGGGACGTCGACGTCGCCCGCCGCTACGGCGCCGCCGCGGCGGTCGAGGCCCGGCGCAAGGGCGTCGACGTCGTCCTCGGCCCCACCATCAACCTGCACCGCTCCCCCCTGGGCGGCCGGCACTTCGAGGCCTTCAGCGAGGACCCGGTGCTCACCGGTGAGCTCGCCGCCGCCTACGTGACCGGGGTGCAGGACAACGGCGTCGGCGCGACCCCGAAGCACTACGTGGCCAACGACTTCGAGACCGACCGCTTCACCGCCGACGTCCGGGTCGACGAGCGCACCCTGCGCGAGGTGTACCTGCTGGCGTTCGAGAAGGCCGTCACCGAGGCGCACGCCTGGGTGGTGATGAGCGCCTACAACTCGGTCAACGGCGCGACGGTCACCGAGAACGAGCTGCTGGAGACCCCGCTGAACAGCGAGTGGGGGTTCGACGGGGTCGTGATCAGCGACTGGACGGCGGTGCGCAGCCTGGCGTCGGCGACGTCGTCCCAGGACCTCGTCATGCCCGGCCCGGACGGCCCGTGGGGCGACGCGCTGGTCGCCGCGGTGCGCGCCGGTGAGATCGACGAGTCCGTGGTCGACCGCAAGGTGCTGCGCCTGCTCGCCCTGGCCCAGCGGGTGGGGGCGCTCGGCGACTCCTCCCCCGCCGAGCCGGTCTGGGTCGAGGACGGCATCGCGTTCGCCCGCGAGGCGGCCACCGAGGGCACCGTGCTGCTGGAGAACCGCGGGGAGCTGCCCTGGGACGCCACGGCGCTGCGCTCGGTGGCGGTCATCGGCAACAACGCGGCGGCCGCCCGCACCCAGGGCGGCGGCAGCGCGACCGTCGTCCCGGAGTCCACCGTCTCCCCGCTGGCGGGCCTGCGGGCCGCGCTGCCGGGTGTGGACGTCGGCTGGTCCCTCGGCGCGGTCGTGCAGAGCGGGGTCGTCGAGCTGCCGCTGGCCGAGCTGACCAACCCGGTCAGCGGCGCCCCGGGGCTGCGCGCCCGGTTCCTGGCCGCGGACGGCACGGAGCTGTTCGGCGAGGACCGCCGGGCGAGCGACCTGGTCTACTTCGGCGGTGACGCCCCCATCGAGGCCGCGGTCACCTTCGAGCTGCGCACCCGCTGGACCCCCACCGAGTCGGCCACGGTGCGACTGGGCTTCTCGCTCGTGGGCCGGGCCCAGCTGCTCGTCGACGGCGAGCTGCTGCTCGAGGAGACCCTCGTCCCGGTCGGCACCGACCTGGGCGCGGCGTTCCTGAGCCCGCCGACCGCCTCCGCCGAGGTGCGGCTGACCGCGGGTACCCCGCTGGACGTCCGGCTGGTCCTCGACCTGAGCGACCGCACCGGGTTCAACGCGCGGGCGCTGTCGCTGTGGCTGGGCACCGAACCGGCCGACGCCGACCCCGACGCGCTGATCGCCGAGGCCGCCCGCGCCGCGGCGGCCGCCGACGTGGCGCTGGTGGTCGTCGGCACCAACTCGGTGGTGGAGTCCGAGGGCTACGACCGGGACTCCCTGGCCCTGCCCGGCCGGCAGGA from Modestobacter roseus encodes the following:
- a CDS encoding beta-glucosidase family protein — protein: MTHTPAPADQALREQDLADALAALTLEEKVQLLTGRDFWTTWPIERIGLRRMLVSDGPSGVRGEVWDERDPSLNLPSATALAAAWDVDVARRYGAAAAVEARRKGVDVVLGPTINLHRSPLGGRHFEAFSEDPVLTGELAAAYVTGVQDNGVGATPKHYVANDFETDRFTADVRVDERTLREVYLLAFEKAVTEAHAWVVMSAYNSVNGATVTENELLETPLNSEWGFDGVVISDWTAVRSLASATSSQDLVMPGPDGPWGDALVAAVRAGEIDESVVDRKVLRLLALAQRVGALGDSSPAEPVWVEDGIAFAREAATEGTVLLENRGELPWDATALRSVAVIGNNAAAARTQGGGSATVVPESTVSPLAGLRAALPGVDVGWSLGAVVQSGVVELPLAELTNPVSGAPGLRARFLAADGTELFGEDRRASDLVYFGGDAPIEAAVTFELRTRWTPTESATVRLGFSLVGRAQLLVDGELLLEETLVPVGTDLGAAFLSPPTASAEVRLTAGTPLDVRLVLDLSDRTGFNARALSLWLGTEPADADPDALIAEAARAAAAADVALVVVGTNSVVESEGYDRDSLALPGRQDDLVRAVAAANPRTVVLVNAGAPVLMPWRDQVAALLIGWFGGQEFGNAVADVLLGVAEPGGRLPTTWPAAEADVPVLDCTPVDGVVEYAEGIHLGYRAWLRSGVEPAYWFGSGRGYADLELTGVDAPDEVSPGEVVTVTVQVANTGQRDGKEVVQVYAERPDSAVDRPVRWLVGSAAVRVPAGETARVDVPVDTRYLAHWAEGWQYEPGAHRLRIGTSAVALPEERTLRLRG